In Fusobacterium hwasookii, a single window of DNA contains:
- a CDS encoding PDDEXK nuclease domain-containing protein: MNNKIQTIHTDIYNSIKILMENARKDVAKQVNSILVRTYWEIGRIIIEEEQKRSDRAEYGKQLLIELSKKLSKEYGKGFSRSNLQNMRNFYLLYPICQTVSGKLTWSHYCELLSISDNSKRNFYEKESINSNWSVRELKRQIKTSLFERLLLSSGEKNKEKVLELSLKGNEINKASDIIKDPYVFEFLGIPEEKAILESDLEKALILHIEKFLLELGKGFMYVGSQQRITLGNTHYYVDMVFYNKILRSYILIELKMGKLMPEAVGQLNMYLNYYKSEINDETDNEPIGIILCTDKDNIQAEYALGNLSNKIFASKYTLYIPNKEELEIQIEHVVKNYRKY; encoded by the coding sequence ATGAATAATAAAATTCAAACTATTCATACAGACATTTATAATAGTATAAAAATCTTAATGGAGAATGCAAGAAAAGATGTAGCAAAACAAGTTAATAGTATTCTGGTTAGAACATATTGGGAAATTGGCAGAATAATTATAGAAGAAGAACAAAAAAGATCTGATAGAGCTGAATATGGAAAACAACTATTAATAGAATTATCTAAAAAACTTTCAAAAGAATATGGAAAAGGATTTTCTAGGTCAAATTTACAAAATATGAGAAATTTTTATTTGTTATATCCAATTTGCCAGACAGTGTCTGGCAAATTAACTTGGTCACATTATTGTGAATTACTTTCTATTAGTGATAATTCTAAAAGAAATTTTTATGAAAAAGAAAGTATAAATTCAAATTGGTCAGTAAGAGAGTTGAAAAGGCAAATAAAAACCTCACTTTTTGAAAGATTATTACTATCTTCAGGAGAAAAAAATAAAGAAAAAGTCTTAGAATTATCATTAAAAGGGAATGAAATTAATAAGGCAAGTGATATAATAAAGGATCCGTATGTATTTGAATTTTTAGGGATACCTGAAGAAAAAGCTATCTTAGAAAGTGATTTGGAAAAAGCTCTTATTCTTCATATTGAAAAATTTTTATTAGAACTTGGAAAAGGATTTATGTATGTAGGTTCTCAACAAAGAATAACTTTAGGAAATACTCATTATTATGTTGACATGGTATTTTATAATAAAATTTTAAGAAGCTATATTTTAATTGAATTAAAAATGGGAAAATTAATGCCTGAAGCAGTGGGGCAACTAAATATGTACCTCAATTACTATAAATCTGAAATTAATGATGAAACAGATAATGAACCTATTGGAATTATTCTTTGTACAGATAAAGATAATATACAAGCAGAGTATGCTCTTGGAAACTTATCTAATAAAATCTTTGCTTCAAAATATACTCTTTATATTCCTAATAAAGAAGAGCTTGAAATTCAAATAGAACATGTAGTCAAAAATTATAGAAAATATTAA
- a CDS encoding malonyl-ACP O-methyltransferase → MNFYKYYNEYENYSLAQKQVAKNLLDYMGKSNIFDTKIDSIFEIGCGTGIFTREYRKYFLHSDLILNDLFDVREFIKDIDYNIFIQENIEELDIPKSDLVVSSSVFQWIKDIESLIRNIAEHTDNLCFSSYIFGNLLEIKNHFGVSLDYLNIEEFEEILKKYFSSVKSYSETIKLNFGSPMLLLKHLKYTGVTGFQKTSISKIKTFKDNILTYEVAYFICKK, encoded by the coding sequence ATGAATTTTTATAAATATTACAATGAATATGAAAACTATTCATTGGCACAAAAGCAGGTTGCTAAAAATCTGTTAGACTATATGGGAAAATCTAATATTTTTGATACTAAAATAGATTCTATTTTTGAAATAGGTTGTGGAACAGGTATTTTTACAAGAGAATATAGAAAATACTTTCTTCATTCTGACCTGATTTTAAATGATTTATTTGATGTGAGAGAATTTATAAAAGATATAGATTATAATATATTTATACAAGAAAATATTGAAGAATTAGATATTCCTAAAAGTGATTTAGTAGTATCTAGTTCTGTTTTTCAGTGGATTAAAGATATAGAGAGTCTTATAAGAAATATAGCAGAGCACACTGATAATCTATGTTTTTCTTCATATATTTTTGGTAATTTACTTGAAATTAAAAATCATTTTGGAGTATCATTAGATTATTTAAATATAGAAGAATTTGAAGAAATCTTAAAAAAATATTTTTCTTCTGTAAAATCTTATAGTGAAACTATTAAGCTTAATTTTGGAAGCCCTATGCTACTTTTAAAGCATTTAAAGTACACTGGGGTTACTGGATTTCAAAAAACTTCTATTTCTAAAATAAAGACCTTTAAAGACAATATTTTAACCTATGAGGTTGCATACTTTATTTGCAAGAAATAG
- a CDS encoding pimeloyl-ACP methyl esterase BioG family protein yields the protein MSKIYFFNGWGMDENLLKPLKNSTEYDIEVINFPYDTDKSSIDKDDIFIGYSFGVYYLNKFLSENKDLKYKKAIGINGHPETIGKFGINEKMFNITLDTLNEENLEKFLINMDIDDSFCKSDRSFDEIKNELQFFKDNYQIIDNHINFYYIGKNDRIIPGNKLEKYCQNYNLAYKLLEYGHYPFSYFKDFKDILDI from the coding sequence ATGTCTAAGATATATTTTTTTAATGGTTGGGGAATGGATGAAAACCTTTTAAAACCACTTAAAAATTCAACTGAATATGATATAGAAGTTATAAATTTTCCTTATGATACAGATAAAAGTTCTATTGATAAAGATGATATTTTTATAGGCTATTCTTTTGGTGTATATTATTTAAATAAGTTTTTATCTGAAAATAAAGATTTAAAATATAAAAAAGCTATTGGGATTAATGGCCATCCAGAAACAATTGGAAAATTTGGAATAAATGAAAAGATGTTCAATATAACTCTTGATACCTTAAATGAAGAGAATTTAGAAAAATTTTTGATAAATATGGATATTGATGATAGTTTTTGTAAATCAGATAGATCATTTGATGAGATTAAAAATGAATTACAGTTCTTTAAAGATAACTATCAAATAATAGATAATCATATTAATTTTTACTATATTGGAAAAAATGATAGAATTATTCCTGGAAATAAATTAGAAAAATATTGTCAAAATTATAACTTAGCCTATAAATTATTAGAATACGGACATTATCCTTTTTCGTATTTTAAAGACTTTAAAGATATTTTAGACATATAG
- a CDS encoding alpha/beta fold hydrolase, with translation MKNAVIYIHGKSGTAEEAEHYKIFFNEADILGFEYTSEYPWDFQKEFSIFIDNIYTKYKKISIIANSIGTYFIMLSLSNKHIEKAFFISPIVDMEKLITDMMFLENITEEELYKKKEIKTSFGEILSWEYLTFVRKNPIEWNIPTYILYGEKDNLTSYETILNFTNKTKANLTIMKGGEHWFHTDEQIEFLDNWIKNIVKKINCYKSIEM, from the coding sequence GTGAAAAATGCAGTAATTTATATACATGGAAAATCTGGAACAGCCGAGGAAGCTGAACATTATAAAATTTTTTTTAATGAAGCAGATATTTTAGGTTTTGAATACACTTCTGAATATCCTTGGGATTTTCAAAAAGAGTTTTCAATTTTTATTGATAATATTTATACAAAATATAAAAAAATATCAATAATTGCTAATAGTATAGGAACATATTTTATTATGCTTTCATTGTCTAATAAGCATATTGAAAAAGCATTTTTTATTTCACCTATTGTAGATATGGAAAAACTAATTACTGATATGATGTTCTTAGAAAATATAACAGAAGAGGAGTTATATAAAAAGAAAGAGATTAAAACCTCATTTGGAGAAATATTATCTTGGGAGTATCTTACTTTTGTAAGAAAAAATCCTATTGAATGGAATATTCCAACATATATCTTATATGGGGAAAAAGATAATTTGACTTCTTATGAAACAATATTAAATTTTACCAATAAAACAAAAGCTAATTTAACAATTATGAAAGGTGGAGAACATTGGTTTCATACAGATGAACAAATAGAATTCTTAGATAATTGGATAAAAAATATAGTTAAAAAAATAAACTGTTACAAGTCTATTGAAATGTAA